Proteins from one Lagopus muta isolate bLagMut1 chromosome W, bLagMut1 primary, whole genome shotgun sequence genomic window:
- the LOC125686428 gene encoding uncharacterized protein LOC125686428 codes for MSNSNASMKSEDVLFDLLEKHGARPSLSGVDWARQNWHNLQSVSDRISVLQNEARTRAGKGKSFICAVLGATLKAAVEFRNEKHSAELQTIQALQESVKVTQELVKTLQNQIVNLEEQLEREKRNSALLQMAFKELLTCKHASHTITRSLPREKTFPQVELPGMRERLDEIETPIAPLRPLMKTEYTFDNSEDLDPQMNVKEIPFSATELAKLKKDFSRSPKESETEYVWRVSLTGGDQIRLTEKEAEGYWGPGVFLTTGNSRAPWSLTQRAAYWAGGLNPLERGDPLAIIGTTDQLVESVQKAACLQMMYDRKLQPHHESPMMMPVDPERMTALIRGLPESLKPIGIQLQGKIPAMPQGERTQPVLEGTVTPNHLQSGNKVWTWGEVAQELINYGRKYGPVVSSSTKLEPREVRLAAVSLAPRPPSSKLSGTGRVSLSVKIGRRNIDHKRNCLWTLGWQKGVPRDLMNGLPTVRLEKLVNWWPEQKLQNLEESKTPGPRVSPREPERLSKPLEN; via the coding sequence atgagtaacagtaatgccagtatgaaaagtgaagatgtgttatttgaccttttagaaaagcatggtgCTCGTCCCTCTTTGTCAGGGGTGGACTGGGCACGCCAAAATTGGCAtaatttgcagagtgtttcggatCGCATTAGTGTCTTACAGAATGAAGCTCGTacacgagctggaaaaggaaagtcgtttatttgtgccgtactcggggctactttaaaagcagccgtggagttccgaaatgaaaagcattcggcagaactccaaaccatacaagcactgcaggaatcggttaaagtaacacaagaattggtgaaaactctgcagaatcaaatagtgaaccttgaggaacaattagaaagagagaaacgtaattcggctttgttgcaaatggcttttaaggaactgctaacgtgtaagcatgccagccataccatCACCCGcagtttgcctcgagaaaaaacttttcctcaggtggaactaccaggaatgagGGAAAGGCTAGATGAaatagaaactccaatagccccattgcgtcctttgatgAAAACTGAATATACATTCGATAAtagtgaggatctagatcctcaaatgaatgttaaagaaattcccttctcagccactgaactagcaaaattgaagaaagatttcagccgctctccaaaggaatcagagacagaatatgtatggagggtgAGTCTCACTGGTGGCGACCAGAttcggttaacagaaaaggaagcagaaggttattggggaccaggagtatttttaactactggcaacagtcgtgctccctggtcattaacacaaagggctgcctattgggcaggtggtctcaaccctttagaacggggagaccctcttgccattattggaacaactgatcagttagtagagagtgttcaaaaggctgcttgtctccaaatgatgtatgatagaaagctgcagccgcaccatgaatcacctatgatgatgcctgttgatccggagagaatgactgctttaattagggggcttccagagtcgttaaaacctataggtatTCAGCTGCAGGGAAAAATACCGGCAATGcctcagggagagagaacccAGCCAGTGTTAGAAGGAACTGtaacccccaaccatctgcagtcaggaaacaaagtatGGACGTGGGGAGAAGTTGctcaagagttaattaactatggaaggaaatatgggccagtggtttcttcctccactaaacttgagccaagagaagtaagacttgcagcagtcagccttgcccccaggcctcctagctCAAAactcagtgggactggaagggtctcactgtcagtaaaaattggtaggcgaaatattgatcataaacgtaattgtctctggacactgggctggcaaaagggtgttccacgagatttgatgaatggattacccactgtcaggttagagaaattagttaactggtggccagaacaaaagctccagaatctcgaggaaagcaaaaccccaggtcctagggtctctcccagggaacctgaacggctatccaagccattagaaaactga